A region from the Thermanaeromonas sp. C210 genome encodes:
- a CDS encoding extracellular solute-binding protein, with translation MQKYKWIGLLLAAFLLASLSFGCGGGEQQAEAPPDNEEILLSGETDWAKIEEMAKESPEITFYTFTYKDIFTEIASEFESKYGIKVNVVLAEANPTYQKVLAEQNNPQGTIDAWFMQASQVDKAKSAQLLFGPIDMAIPNAQYLEPTAKMYAEGTPIEGYALPLRLNQAVIAYDSAKVPDPPKSFSELEKWVEENPQKFTYCDPNRGGSGQAFVNSVIYWLTGGADQYLGEYDEQKVESWGTVWEWLNKIEPYVVYSSNNNDALDKLNRGEVFMAAAWEDMVITAMNEGQLPKTVKSILLEPGYIGGADYLAVPANAKNKAAALLWINFLLEPDIQSKFVETNYVYPARTDISIPPAVAEKMLPLEQFRKLRQPWGLPQYKEKYNELWLKNVAGS, from the coding sequence ATGCAAAAGTACAAATGGATAGGTTTACTTCTCGCGGCGTTTCTTTTAGCCAGCTTGAGCTTTGGGTGTGGTGGTGGTGAGCAACAAGCTGAGGCGCCCCCGGATAATGAGGAAATACTACTGAGCGGCGAGACCGACTGGGCGAAAATTGAAGAGATGGCCAAGGAAAGCCCAGAAATAACCTTTTATACCTTCACTTATAAAGATATTTTTACGGAGATAGCAAGTGAGTTTGAAAGCAAATACGGGATCAAGGTTAATGTAGTGTTGGCGGAAGCCAATCCGACTTATCAAAAGGTATTGGCGGAACAAAATAACCCTCAGGGCACTATAGATGCCTGGTTTATGCAGGCGTCCCAAGTAGATAAAGCCAAGAGCGCCCAGTTACTTTTCGGCCCCATTGACATGGCCATTCCCAATGCCCAATACTTGGAACCGACTGCCAAAATGTATGCTGAGGGTACCCCGATAGAAGGATATGCTCTACCGTTGCGTCTCAATCAGGCGGTTATTGCCTATGACTCAGCCAAGGTGCCCGATCCTCCCAAAAGTTTTAGCGAACTGGAAAAATGGGTTGAGGAAAATCCCCAAAAGTTCACTTATTGCGATCCCAACCGTGGCGGGTCTGGTCAAGCTTTTGTCAACTCTGTGATTTATTGGTTAACCGGAGGTGCGGATCAATACTTAGGGGAGTACGATGAGCAGAAGGTAGAATCTTGGGGAACGGTTTGGGAGTGGTTAAACAAAATTGAACCTTACGTGGTATATAGCAGTAATAACAACGATGCCTTAGATAAGCTCAATCGGGGCGAAGTATTTATGGCGGCGGCATGGGAGGACATGGTAATTACTGCAATGAACGAAGGCCAGTTGCCCAAAACCGTTAAGTCTATACTCTTAGAACCCGGTTATATTGGAGGAGCCGATTACCTGGCTGTACCGGCAAATGCGAAGAATAAGGCTGCTGCCCTTTTGTGGATTAACTTTCTGTTAGAACCTGATATACAGAGTAAATTCGTGGAAACAAACTACGTTTATCCTGCTCGTACCGACATTTCTATTCCGCCAGCCGTGGCAGAGAAAATGTTGCCCCTTGAGCAATTTAGAAAACTGCGCCAACCCTGGGGACTGCCACAATATAAGGAAAAATATAATGAGCTATGGCTAAAAAATGTGGCCGGGAGCTAG
- the iolM gene encoding scyllo-inosose 3-dehydrogenase, translated as MRCVVLHADWEPRPGFKLGAKDVEGKQTYLGSRVWRNPRVVVEEKEIPKPGPGEVVIEVKACGICGSDVHMAQPDEEGYILYPGLTGFPVVLGHEIAGVVVEAGPGAFDKRTNKPFKGGEEVCTEEMVWCGSCQPCADGYPNHCERLDELGFNVDGGFAKYVKVPARLVWSLEPLKSRYKGLDLFLAGSLVEPTSVAYNAVIERSGGGIRPGDNVVICGGGPVGIAACAILKRQGAARVILSEPEPARAELGLKMGADYVINPLKEDFVQRVLELTHGYGAALYLEATGLPTVVYPQIEQVIWEGRTLNARVIVVARADAKMPVTGEVLQVRRAQIIGAQGHSGHGTFPRVIESMAAGMDMTPMITKKIKLDEVPENLVLLRTDRKECKITCVMD; from the coding sequence ATGCGTTGCGTAGTTCTCCATGCCGACTGGGAACCCCGGCCGGGCTTCAAGCTGGGGGCCAAAGATGTCGAGGGAAAGCAGACTTACTTAGGCAGCCGGGTGTGGCGGAATCCCCGGGTAGTTGTTGAGGAGAAGGAGATACCCAAGCCTGGCCCGGGCGAAGTGGTGATCGAGGTTAAGGCTTGCGGCATCTGCGGAAGCGATGTGCACATGGCCCAGCCGGATGAGGAAGGGTATATCCTGTATCCCGGGTTGACTGGTTTCCCGGTGGTCCTGGGCCACGAAATCGCGGGCGTGGTCGTAGAGGCAGGGCCGGGGGCTTTCGATAAGCGCACCAATAAGCCGTTTAAAGGCGGGGAAGAAGTGTGCACCGAGGAGATGGTATGGTGTGGGTCCTGCCAGCCTTGCGCCGATGGATACCCCAACCATTGCGAGCGTTTGGATGAGCTGGGATTCAACGTAGATGGTGGGTTTGCCAAGTATGTGAAGGTACCAGCTCGCTTGGTATGGAGCCTGGAGCCTTTGAAATCCCGGTATAAGGGTTTGGATCTGTTCCTGGCGGGCAGCTTAGTAGAACCCACCTCAGTAGCCTATAACGCTGTGATAGAGAGGAGCGGTGGCGGTATAAGGCCTGGCGACAACGTAGTTATCTGTGGAGGAGGACCGGTAGGCATTGCGGCCTGCGCTATTCTAAAACGCCAGGGGGCGGCCAGGGTAATCTTATCGGAGCCCGAACCGGCCAGGGCAGAGCTGGGGCTAAAGATGGGCGCTGATTATGTGATTAATCCCCTTAAAGAAGATTTTGTGCAAAGGGTGCTGGAGCTAACTCACGGGTATGGGGCGGCCCTGTATTTGGAGGCCACTGGACTGCCGACTGTGGTATATCCCCAGATCGAACAAGTGATCTGGGAAGGCAGAACCCTAAATGCCAGGGTAATAGTTGTAGCCAGGGCGGACGCCAAGATGCCGGTTACCGGCGAGGTGCTCCAGGTGAGGCGGGCGCAGATTATAGGCGCCCAGGGTCACTCCGGCCATGGCACCTTCCCGCGGGTTATCGAGAGCATGGCTGCCGGGATGGAC
- a CDS encoding Na/Pi cotransporter family protein, with product MLFISVTALMGGLALFLLGMHLITDGLHKAAARQVQYILGHVTRNRFYGMLAGLLVTIILQTSAVTTVLLVGFVSAGLMNLSQALGVILGAAIGSTLTPQLIAFNLGDYALWAVVAGLIPYLFSKRLRWRHLGEAVIGFGLIFYGAGVMGQAAAPLKSLPEFIALLDRLASFPWLMAGVATLFTALVQASTPTVVLAMTLASQGSLSLPSALAMVLGANLGTTATAFISSLAHSREAKRVALVHFLFKLGGVFIFLPLLNLYTWLAETTSPDIARQVANGHTLFNVINMLIFIWFTPWMGRLATRILPDAPEEEKVAKYLDSTVVEVPEVALTNVVRELLRMANVINREMFPRVMQPLAAREVDLLEKLKGLDNLLDYLYHAIARYLIRIPETNLSEEQSILKIKLLYIASDLEHIGDVLVEMAHQWQKIETTGVEFSPQGQTELHEMFEKVRENFNAAVEAFATNDEGAAVQIIRRHPEILRLEKDLRCSHFQRLQQENRLSLETTSVHMELINQFLRLNLHSVSIAQAVMGII from the coding sequence ATGCTATTTATTTCGGTGACGGCCCTCATGGGCGGGTTGGCTCTTTTCCTTCTGGGCATGCATCTTATTACCGACGGGCTGCATAAGGCGGCAGCCCGCCAAGTTCAATATATTTTAGGCCATGTAACAAGAAACCGCTTCTACGGTATGCTGGCCGGCCTCTTGGTGACCATTATCCTCCAGACCAGTGCTGTAACCACTGTTTTATTGGTGGGCTTTGTTAGTGCAGGCCTCATGAATCTCAGCCAGGCCCTGGGAGTAATCTTAGGTGCAGCCATAGGTTCTACCCTGACCCCTCAACTCATTGCCTTTAATCTTGGTGACTATGCCCTTTGGGCGGTGGTTGCCGGTCTCATTCCCTATCTTTTCTCCAAACGCCTCCGCTGGCGCCATTTAGGGGAGGCCGTGATCGGCTTTGGTCTTATCTTTTATGGTGCAGGAGTGATGGGCCAGGCGGCTGCTCCTTTAAAGTCGCTCCCGGAATTCATTGCTCTGTTGGACCGTCTGGCTTCCTTCCCCTGGCTTATGGCTGGTGTAGCCACCCTTTTTACGGCCCTGGTACAGGCGAGCACTCCCACCGTGGTGCTGGCCATGACCTTGGCGTCCCAAGGCAGCCTTTCTCTGCCGTCGGCCCTGGCCATGGTCCTGGGAGCAAATTTGGGCACTACGGCTACCGCTTTTATCTCTAGTCTGGCCCATTCCCGTGAAGCTAAGCGCGTGGCCCTGGTACACTTTTTGTTTAAACTCGGTGGTGTGTTCATTTTCTTGCCCCTTCTAAACCTCTATACTTGGCTGGCCGAGACAACATCGCCCGACATTGCGCGGCAAGTTGCCAACGGCCATACCTTGTTCAATGTTATTAACATGTTGATATTTATTTGGTTCACCCCATGGATGGGTAGACTTGCCACAAGAATCTTACCGGACGCTCCGGAGGAGGAGAAGGTAGCCAAATACCTCGATTCTACTGTGGTGGAGGTACCAGAAGTTGCTTTGACCAACGTAGTGAGGGAGCTCCTACGTATGGCTAATGTTATAAATCGGGAAATGTTTCCCCGGGTCATGCAACCCTTAGCAGCTCGGGAAGTCGATTTACTGGAAAAGTTGAAGGGTCTAGACAATCTCCTAGACTATCTTTATCACGCTATTGCCCGCTACCTAATCAGGATACCCGAAACGAATCTCTCCGAAGAGCAGTCGATCCTTAAAATCAAGCTGCTGTATATAGCCAGCGACCTGGAACATATAGGGGATGTCCTGGTAGAGATGGCTCACCAGTGGCAAAAGATCGAAACTACTGGTGTAGAGTTTTCACCCCAGGGGCAGACGGAGTTACACGAGATGTTTGAAAAGGTGCGAGAGAACTTCAATGCAGCGGTAGAAGCTTTTGCGACTAACGATGAAGGTGCGGCGGTACAGATTATCCGTCGTCACCCTGAGATTTTACGGTTGGAAAAAGACCTGCGTTGCTCTCACTTTCAGAGGCTACAGCAAGAGAACCGTTTAAGTCTAGAGACAACCTCGGTTCATATGGAACTGATCAATCAATTCTTACGCCTTAATCTTCACAGCGTAAGTATTGCTCAAGCAGTGATGGGTATTATCTAG
- a CDS encoding sugar phosphate isomerase/epimerase family protein — protein sequence MLISGVGINADSVALDGDLDTLERTLAFYEEVGFDYVELPLHGLDLIMAGEINAGNLAAVKKLLSKHRFKYTAHAPDYLNLMDIWSKVSHAEVFEACLEIAAEIGARVLVYHAGRVEPRKLKAIGASYEELLRQEIGILKGLAERAGKLGIKICIENGMGLKGETDLSYGIRARDLVRVVEEIGRPSIGITYDFGHGFLTASCNGWDLLGEVREVLPFLQHIHVHDNFGIMESKENRKYIDRLPFGLGDLHLPPGYGRIPYSSIFPLLSDYRGVFMLEINPRYWTSLKVVLRKVQDLLAREG from the coding sequence ATGCTCATCTCAGGTGTGGGCATAAATGCCGATTCGGTGGCCCTCGACGGTGACCTCGACACCTTAGAACGCACCCTCGCCTTTTATGAGGAAGTTGGCTTCGATTACGTCGAACTACCCCTCCATGGACTGGATTTGATCATGGCCGGAGAGATTAATGCGGGGAACCTAGCCGCTGTTAAGAAGTTGCTTTCTAAACACAGATTCAAATATACCGCTCACGCTCCCGACTATCTAAACTTGATGGATATTTGGAGCAAGGTGAGTCATGCAGAGGTATTTGAAGCTTGCCTCGAAATCGCCGCAGAAATAGGTGCTCGAGTTTTAGTGTATCACGCCGGGCGGGTAGAACCACGGAAGTTGAAAGCTATAGGGGCCTCGTACGAAGAGCTGTTACGGCAGGAAATCGGTATTTTAAAGGGGTTAGCCGAACGGGCGGGGAAGTTAGGAATTAAGATTTGTATTGAAAACGGTATGGGGTTAAAGGGCGAGACGGACTTAAGTTACGGAATCCGGGCCCGGGATTTGGTGAGGGTAGTGGAGGAAATAGGTCGTCCCAGTATAGGCATTACCTACGACTTCGGTCATGGATTTCTTACGGCCTCCTGTAATGGATGGGATTTACTGGGAGAAGTAAGGGAAGTTTTGCCCTTCTTGCAACATATCCATGTTCATGACAACTTCGGTATTATGGAGAGCAAGGAGAACAGGAAATATATCGATCGTCTCCCCTTCGGCCTCGGCGATTTACATCTTCCGCCTGGGTACGGCCGTATCCCCTACAGTTCCATCTTTCCTCTGCTGTCCGATTACCGGGGAGTTTTTATGCTAGAAATTAATCCGCGTTATTGGACGTCCCTGAAGGTAGTGTTAAGGAAAGTCCAGGACCTCCTGGCAAGGGAAGGTTAG